One Manihot esculenta cultivar AM560-2 chromosome 18, M.esculenta_v8, whole genome shotgun sequence genomic window carries:
- the LOC110607093 gene encoding amino acid permease 3, which translates to MKMVENTAPRSHPHQVYHVAVDIHAQTGSNRQDDYTRLKRTGTVWTTCAHIITAVIGSGVLSLAWAIAQLGWIAGPAVMFLFSLVTYYTSTLLSACYRTGDPVNGKRHYTYMDAVLCNLGGAKAKSCGFVQYLVLFGVAVGCTISSSISMMAVKRSNCFHKSGGKDPCHMNANPYMIAFGIAEFFFSQIPDFDQLWWLSIIAAVMSFTYSFIALRLGITKVAENGKLMGSLTGISIDTITQTHKIWRSFQALGYIAFGYSFSIILIEIQDTIKSSPSEAKTMKKATLISVVVTTLIYMLCGCFGYAAFGDMSPGNLLTGFGFYNPYWLMDIANVAIVVHLVGAYQVYCQPLFAFIEKTAAQRFPDSDFIIKETKIPLPGSRSYNLNLFRLVWRTCFVILTTLISMLLPFFNDIVGLLGAFAFWPLTVYFPVEMYIAQKQIPRWSARWLCLKILSSACLIITIAAAAGSIAGMVGDLKSFKPFKTSY; encoded by the exons ATGAAG ATGGTTGAGAATACAGCACCAAGGAGCCATCCCCACCAAGTTTACCATGTCGCCGTTGACATCCATGCACAAACTGGCTCCAACCGGCAAGACGATTATACTCGCCTTAAGCGAACTG GAACTGTGTGGACTACATGTGCTCATATCATAACAGCTGTGATTGGGTCCGGGGTTCTGTCGTTGGCCTGGGCCATAGCTCAGCTTGGATGGATTGCTGGTCCTGCTGTTATGTTCTTGTTCTCTTTGGTCACTTACTATACTTCTACTCTGCTCTCTGCTTGTTACCGAACTGGGGATCCAGTCAATGGCAAAAGGCACTACACATATATGGATGCTGTTCTCTGCAATCTTG GTGGAGCTAAGGCCAAGTCATGTGGATTTGTTCAGTATCTTGTCCTCTTTGGAGTTGCCGTTGGTTGCACCATATCATCATCCATAAGCATGAT GGCAGTCAAGAGGTCAAATTGTTTCCACAAGAGTGGAGGCAAAGATCCATGCCATATGAATGCCAATCCATACATGATTGCTTTTGGGATCGCGGAATTTTTTTTCTCGCAGATTCCTGACTTTGATCAGCTATGGTGGCTCTCCATTATCGCTGCTGTCATGTCCTTCACTTACTCATTCATCGCTCTTAGACTTGGCATTACAAAAGTTGCAGAGAATGGAAAACTCATGGGAAGCCTAACTGGTATCAGCATTGACACTATAACCCAAACCCATAAGATATGGAGAAGCTTCCAAGCACTTGGCTATATTGCTTTTGGGTATTCCTTCTCCATCATCCTCATCGAAATTCAG GACACAATCAAATCCTCACCCTCGGAGGCCAAGACAATGAAGAAAGCAACTCTAATAAGTGTCGTAGTGACAACGCTTATCTACATGCTTTGTGGCTGCTTTGGCTACGCAGCTTTTGGAGACATGTCCCCTGGAAATCTCCTCACAGGCTTCGGCTTTTATAACCCATATTGGCTAATGGATATCGCCAATGTTGCCATCGTAGTCCACCTTGTCGGTGCTTATCAAGTCTACTGCCAACCCCTCTTTGCCTTCATTGAAAAAACAGCAGCACAGAGATTCCCAGACAGCGACTTCATTATCAAAGAAACCAAAATCCCACTTCCTGGTTCCCGTTCCTACAACCTGAACCTCTTCAGATTGGTTTGGAGAACATGTTTTGTGATCTTGACCACTTTGATTTCAATGCTGCTTCCTTTCTTCAATGACATAGTTGGTCTGCTGGGAGCTTTCGCATTTTGGCCATTAACTGTTTACTTCCCAGTTGAAATGTACATAGCACAAAAGCAAATACCCAGGTGGAGTGCAAGGTGGCTCTGCCTCAAAATCTTAAGTTCTGCATGCCTAATAATTACAATAGCTGCTGCTGCTGGCTCCATTGCTGGAATGGTTGGTGATCTCAAGTCTTTCAAGCCCTTCAAGACCTCTTATTGA
- the LOC110605856 gene encoding putative UPF0481 protein At3g02645, which produces MNNKDQLDVKEIAMSIRDDLANLQPLSDNCCIYRAPKRAQKLHEKLYTPRVVSIGPLHHGKEELKAMEEHKRRYLFDFLQLSNSSNGVSLESYITCIEKNEGKVRNCYAETIELESEKFVKMMLLDATFIIMLLVKHHVSQLQSSNDRIYRIHKKIYDIRHDIILLENQVPFFILEELFQLSNIAGSVGGLSMIELTHRFFQGRWDSWVTKDILKENDFSQVKHFLDFLRICQRPQRPKQLKEIEKLMIPTATELYHAGVKFELHPSGNKLDIEFDNGILKIPHFRIEKEVEILLRNLQTYEDCHCDPGDMHINDYIVLIGKLLKSGKDVEILDESGMIENWMQNNEAAATLFCNMDCTADPENFYFSKVVDDLNSYEKSTWHKWIANLKQNYFNTPWAGISVAAAVILLVLTLMQTVCSFLQLAKA; this is translated from the coding sequence ATGAACAACAAAGATCAACTTGATGTTAAAGAGATAGCAATGTCTATAAGGGATGATTTGGCAAACTTGCAGCCTTTATCTGATAATTGCTGTATCTATAGAGCACCAAAAAGGGCACAAAAATTACATGAGAAGTTATATACACCTCGAGTAGTCTCCATAGGTCCTCTTCACCATGGAAAAGAAGAGCTCAAAGCAATGGAGGAGCATAAAAGGAGGTACCTGTTTGATTTTCTTCAACTAAGCAATTCAAGCAATGGAGTCTCTCTTGAGAGTTATATTACTTGTATAGAGAAAAATGAGGGAAAGGTACGTAATTGTTATGCAGAAACCATTGAACTCGAGAGTGAGAAATTTGTGAAAATGATGTTATTAGATGCCACCTTCATCATTATGCTGCTAGTGAAACATCACGTCTCTCAATTGCAAAGCAGCAATGATCGTATATATCGTATACACAAAAAGATTTACGATATAAGACATGACATCATTTTACTTGAAAATCAGGTTCCATTTTTCATCCTTGAGGAATTGTTTCAGCTCTCTAATATTGCTGGAAGTGTGGGTGGGCTCTCCATGATTGAGCTCACTCATAGATTCTTTCAAGGCAGATGGGATTCCTGGGTGACGAAGGATATTTTGAAGGAAAATGACTTCTCTCAAGTAAAACACTTTCTTGACTTTCTTAGAATTTGTCAGAGACCACAGAGGCCGAAGCAGCTCAAGGAAATAGAGAAACTAATGATACCAACGGCGACTGAGCTCTACCATGCAGGGGTGAAGTTTGAGTTGCATCCAAGTGGAAACAAACTAGACATAGAATTTGATAATGGCATTCTGAAAATCCCACATTTTAGAATAGAGAAAGAAGTAGAAATTTTGTTGAGAAATCTCCAAACCTATGAGGATTGCCATTGTGATCCAGGTGACATGCATATAAACGACTACATTGTCTTGATTGGGAAGCTTTTGAAATCTGGTAAAGACGTTGAAATACTTGATGAAAGTGGAATGATAGAGAATTGGATGCAGAACAACGAAGCAGCTGCAACTCTTTTCTGCAACATGGACTGTACTGCCGATCCTGAAAACTTCTATTTTTCTAAAGTCGTCGACGATCTCAACTCATATGAGAAAAGTACTTGGCACAAGTGGATCGCGAATTTGAAACAAAACTATTTTAACACTCCATGGGCTGGAATCTCTGTTGCTGCTGCCGTTATTCTCCTCGTACTCACTCTGATGCAAACAGTGTGTTCCTTTCTTCAATTGGCTAAGGCTTAA